One genomic segment of Hevea brasiliensis isolate MT/VB/25A 57/8 chromosome 3, ASM3005281v1, whole genome shotgun sequence includes these proteins:
- the LOC110634801 gene encoding GDSL esterase/lipase WDL1 — translation MVGPVRPQFVLFGSSIVQFSYGNQGWGAALANIYARKADIVLRGYGGWNSSNALQILHQVFPKDASVQPSLVIVYFGGNDSMLPPSGAPSAHVPLDEFKDNMRRIARHLKSLSEKTRVIFLGVPPVNEDMIREFFGNDTGRTNEGCRIYSEACLEVCQEEEIRIPGIDLWNAIQRKENWLKTCFVDGIHLSAEGSEVVVEEILNVLREADWEPSVYWKTMPSEFLGITPFDSENHVQIM, via the exons atggtagGACCAGTTAGGCCACAGTTTGTGTTGTTTGGATCATCCATTGTTCAGTTCAGTTATGGCAATCAAGGCTGGGGTGCTGCTCTTGCTAACATCTATGCTCGTAAG GCAGATATTGTGCTGAGAGGATATGGAGGTTGGAATTCAAGCAATGCTCTACAGATTCTTCATCAAGTTTTCCCAAAG GATGCTTCTGTACAACCTTCACTGGTTATTGTCTATTTTGGTGGCAACGATTCAATGCTCCCTCCATCTGGGGCGCCTTCTGCTCATGTTCCACTTGATGAGTTTAAGGATAACATGAGGCGAATTGCTCGGCATCTCAAG AGCCTTTCTGAGAAGACTCGCGTCATCTTTCTCGGTGTTCCTCCTGTCAATGAGGATATGATCCGCGAATTTTT TGGTAATGACACTGGTCGAACCAATGAGGGCTGCAGGATATATTCAGAAGCTTGTTTGGAGGTGTGCCAAGAGGAAGAGATTAGGATCCCAGGCATTGATCTTTGGAATGCAATACAACGAAAGGAAAACTGGCTGAAAACTTGCTTCGT GGATGGAATCCATCTTTCAGCAGAGGGGAGCGAAGTAGTGGTGGAGGAGATCTTGAATGTGCTTAGAGAGGCAGACTGGGAGCCATCAGTATACTGGAAGACAATGCCAAGTGAATTTTTGGGAATTACACCGTTTGATTCGGAGAACCACGTGCAGATCATGTGA